The following are encoded in a window of Ictalurus punctatus breed USDA103 chromosome 13, Coco_2.0, whole genome shotgun sequence genomic DNA:
- the mpp3b gene encoding MAGUK p55 subfamily member 3 gives MREAMPVLSPNTGLHEMLALLTSQLHPGANHKEDLVFLREVFSERSLGYLMRIHERLRQYEQQSPTPVLHSAACLAEDVAEELQNGPLEGDEKELLMLLTTPHVKAVLTVHDTVAQKNFDPVLPPLPDDLDDELEEESVKIVRLVKSKEPLGATIRRDEVTGAVVVARIMRGGAADRSGLVHVGDELREVNGNLITHKRPDEISQILSQSQGSITLKIIPAIKEEDKHKESTVYLRALFDYTPFEDKATPCQEAGLPFLRGDILQVVSQDDSTWWQAKRVGDSNLRAGLIPSQHFQQRRMAHRLKTGTYQSPKSPSVPPYDQASDKEDCDCEGSGQHIVSPKCKAVAPTCGQAFSWEFYSASLRRSFRLSRKDRHSSSEDSQPAESGESKFLVYEEVTRYQQTPSDKPRLVVLIGSLGARINELKQRVIAENPHRYGIAVPHTTRPRKSHEKEGVEYHFISKQAFEADIQSNKFIEYGEYKDNQYGTSLESVRSVLARNKMCLVDVQPEALKILRTAEFKPYVIFVKPFIPESHHHCSRATSPSGGDNGHLTEEELQEMRHSAEQLEQQYGHLVDRILVKEDSSSACSELRSILECLEREFQWVPVSWVRT, from the exons ATGAGAGAAGCCATGCCTGTCCTCTCACCCAACACAG GCCTACATGAGATGCTAGCATTGCTCACATCTCAGCTGCACCCTGGAGCAAATCACAAAGAGGATCTGGTGTTCCTCCGAGAGGTTTTCAGTGAGAGAAGCCTTGGCTACCTAATGAGA ATTCATGAGCGCCTCAGGCAGTACGAACAGCAGAGTCCGACGCCTGTGCTTCACAGTGCTGCCTGCTTGGCAGAGGAT GTGGCTGAGGAGCTGCAGAATGGGCCATTAGAAGGAGATGAGAAGGAGCTGCTTATGCTACTGACTACTCCACATGtgaag GCAGTGCTAACAGTGCACGACACCGTAGCGCAGAAGAACTTTGATCCCGTGTTGCCTCCATTACCTGATGATCTAGATGATGAGCTGGAGGAGGAGTCGGTCAAGATTGTTCGTCTAGTGAAGAGCAAGGAGCCTCTA GGAGCGACCATCCGCAGGGATGAGGTCACTGGAGCAGTGGTGGTCGCTAGGATTATGAGGGGCGGGGCTGCTGACCGCAGTG GGCTGGTGCACGTGGGAGATGAGCTCAGGGAAGTTAACGGAAATCTCATCACCCACAAGAGACCTGATGAGATCAGTCAAATTTTG TCACAGTCTCAGGGCTCCATCACTCTGAAGATAATCCCTGCCATTAAGGAGGAGGACAAACACAAGGAGAGTACG GTCTATTTAAGGGCCCTATTTGATTACACCCCATTTGAAGACAAGGCCACACCCTGCCAAGAGGCAGGACTTCCTTTCCTGCGAGGTGACATCCTGCAGGTGGTGAGTCAGGACGACTCTacatggtggcaggccaaacgTGTGGGTGATAGCAACCTGCGTGCTGGCCTTATCCCATCACAACACTTCCAGCAGAG GCGCATGGCACATAGGCTGAAAACTGGCACGTACCAGAGTCCTAAGTCACCAAGTGTACCACCCT ATGACCAGGCTTCTGATAAAG AGGACTGTGACTGTGAGGGCAGTGGACAGCACATAG TTTCTCCAAAGTGTAAGGCGGTGGCACCCACCTGTGGTCAGGCCTTTTCCTGGGAGTTCTATTCAG CAAGTCTTAGGAGAAGTTTCCGGTTAAGTCGTAAGGATCGGCACAGCTCTTCTGAAGACTCTCAGCCTGCAGAGTCCGGAGAATCCAAGTTTCTCGTCTATGAAGAGGTCACACGCTATCAGCAGACGCCTTCAGACAAACCCAGACTGGTGGTGTTAATCG GGTCTCTGGGTGCTCGAATCAATGAACTGAAACAAAGAGTGATTGCTGAGAACCCACATCGATATGGAATAGCTGTACCAC ACACCACTCGGCCAAGGAAGAGCCATGAAAAAGAGGGTGTTGAATACCACTTCATCTCAAAGCAGGCCTTTGAGGCAGACATTCAGAGTAACAA GTTTATTGAGTATGGAGAATATAAAGATAACCAATATGGGACAAGTTTGGAGTCTGTTCGGAGTGTACTGGCCAGAAACAAAATGTGTTTGGTGGATGTTCAACCTGAG GCTCTAAAAATCCTTCGCACAGCTGAGTTTAAGCCCTATGTGATATTTGTCAAGCCATTCATCCCTGAGAGCCACCACCACTGCAGCAGAGCCACATCGCCATCAGGAGGCGACAACGGACACCTCACG GAGGAAGAGCTTCAGGAGATGCGTCATTCAGCCGAGCAGCTAGAGCAGCAGTACGGCCACCTGGTGGATAGGATCCTAGTGAAAGAAGACTCCAGCAGTGCTTGTTCAGAGCTCAGGAGCATCCTCGAGTGCCTAGAAAGGGAGTTCCAGTGGGTTCCAGTCAGCTGGGTTCGAACATAA
- the ppp1r3cb gene encoding protein phosphatase 1 regulatory subunit 3C-B isoform X2, translating to MNCTRVLHILNPRPMPSSIMPVDVAMRICLAHSPPLRSFLSSYESCKSRNLVKPFKPLRSCISSKTKVEATNRGWKNPKGKGKKRVVFADSKGMSLTAIHVFREFEEDSLLPPDLQFEMSDLEDAIVGLKVEKERSFVLDFSQPAVDYLDFRNRLKKNLVCLENCVIQDRSLMGTIKVSNVSFEKSVHVRITFDSWKSHKDVPCVYMNNVYGCADIDTFTFTIDLPSSVPREDQVEFCISYTTHDETHWDNNDGKNYRLVHVDNDGNQTKHDTQKTAYEPRSTNKRPEMEFDQFGSPRTSSGFFPEWQSWGRIENNSPYW from the exons ATGAACTGCACCAG agtTTTGCACATCTTGAATCCTAGACCGATGCCATCTTCCATCATGCCTGTGGATGTGGCCATGAGAATCTGTCTGGCACACTCTCCGCCCCTTCGCAGCTTCCTCAGTTCCTATGAGAGCTGTAAATCCAGAAACTTGGTCAAGCCATTCAAACCACTGAGATCATGCATCAGCTCGAAGACCAAGGTGGAAGCGACCAACCGAGGATGGAAAAATCCCAAAGGCAAAGGCAAGAAGAGAGTGGTTTTTGCTGACTCCAAAGGCATGTCACTAACGGCGATCCACGTGTTCAGGGAGTTCGAGGAAGACTCGCTCTTGCCACCAGACTTGcagtttgagatgtcagacTTGGAGGATGCCATTGTGGGCCTAAAGGTGGAGAAGGAGAGGAGTTTTGTTTTGGACTTCTCCCAGCCTGCTGTAGACTACCTGGACTTTCGGAACCGACTCAAGAAGAACCTGGTATGTTTGGAGAACTGTGTAATCCAGGACAGATCCCTCATGGGTACGATAAAAGTTAGCAATGTAAGCTTTGAGAAGTCTGTTCATGTCCGGATAACGTTTGATTCATGGAAAAGCCACAAGGACGTTCCTTGTGTGTATATGAACAATGTTTATGGGTGTGCAGACATCGACACCTTTACCTTCACCATTGATCTGCCGAGTTCAGTGCCACGTGAGGATCAGGTCGAGTTCTGCATCTCCTACACCACTCATGATGAGACACACTGGGATAATAACGATGGGAAGAACTACAGGTTGGTACATGTCGATAATGACGGCAATCAGACCAAACATGACACTCAGAAAACAGCGTATGAACCCAGAAGCACCAACAAAAGGCCTGAGATGGAGTTTGATCAGTTTGGGAGCCCAAGGACCTCTAGTGGTTTCTTTCCAGAGTGGCAGAGTTGGGGGCGAATTGAGAACAACTCCCCCTACTGGTGA
- the ppp1r3cb gene encoding protein phosphatase 1 regulatory subunit 3C-B isoform X1, producing the protein MCVTCRVLHILNPRPMPSSIMPVDVAMRICLAHSPPLRSFLSSYESCKSRNLVKPFKPLRSCISSKTKVEATNRGWKNPKGKGKKRVVFADSKGMSLTAIHVFREFEEDSLLPPDLQFEMSDLEDAIVGLKVEKERSFVLDFSQPAVDYLDFRNRLKKNLVCLENCVIQDRSLMGTIKVSNVSFEKSVHVRITFDSWKSHKDVPCVYMNNVYGCADIDTFTFTIDLPSSVPREDQVEFCISYTTHDETHWDNNDGKNYRLVHVDNDGNQTKHDTQKTAYEPRSTNKRPEMEFDQFGSPRTSSGFFPEWQSWGRIENNSPYW; encoded by the exons ATGTGTGTGACGTGTAG agtTTTGCACATCTTGAATCCTAGACCGATGCCATCTTCCATCATGCCTGTGGATGTGGCCATGAGAATCTGTCTGGCACACTCTCCGCCCCTTCGCAGCTTCCTCAGTTCCTATGAGAGCTGTAAATCCAGAAACTTGGTCAAGCCATTCAAACCACTGAGATCATGCATCAGCTCGAAGACCAAGGTGGAAGCGACCAACCGAGGATGGAAAAATCCCAAAGGCAAAGGCAAGAAGAGAGTGGTTTTTGCTGACTCCAAAGGCATGTCACTAACGGCGATCCACGTGTTCAGGGAGTTCGAGGAAGACTCGCTCTTGCCACCAGACTTGcagtttgagatgtcagacTTGGAGGATGCCATTGTGGGCCTAAAGGTGGAGAAGGAGAGGAGTTTTGTTTTGGACTTCTCCCAGCCTGCTGTAGACTACCTGGACTTTCGGAACCGACTCAAGAAGAACCTGGTATGTTTGGAGAACTGTGTAATCCAGGACAGATCCCTCATGGGTACGATAAAAGTTAGCAATGTAAGCTTTGAGAAGTCTGTTCATGTCCGGATAACGTTTGATTCATGGAAAAGCCACAAGGACGTTCCTTGTGTGTATATGAACAATGTTTATGGGTGTGCAGACATCGACACCTTTACCTTCACCATTGATCTGCCGAGTTCAGTGCCACGTGAGGATCAGGTCGAGTTCTGCATCTCCTACACCACTCATGATGAGACACACTGGGATAATAACGATGGGAAGAACTACAGGTTGGTACATGTCGATAATGACGGCAATCAGACCAAACATGACACTCAGAAAACAGCGTATGAACCCAGAAGCACCAACAAAAGGCCTGAGATGGAGTTTGATCAGTTTGGGAGCCCAAGGACCTCTAGTGGTTTCTTTCCAGAGTGGCAGAGTTGGGGGCGAATTGAGAACAACTCCCCCTACTGGTGA
- the ppp1r3cb gene encoding protein phosphatase 1 regulatory subunit 3C-B isoform X3, producing MPSSIMPVDVAMRICLAHSPPLRSFLSSYESCKSRNLVKPFKPLRSCISSKTKVEATNRGWKNPKGKGKKRVVFADSKGMSLTAIHVFREFEEDSLLPPDLQFEMSDLEDAIVGLKVEKERSFVLDFSQPAVDYLDFRNRLKKNLVCLENCVIQDRSLMGTIKVSNVSFEKSVHVRITFDSWKSHKDVPCVYMNNVYGCADIDTFTFTIDLPSSVPREDQVEFCISYTTHDETHWDNNDGKNYRLVHVDNDGNQTKHDTQKTAYEPRSTNKRPEMEFDQFGSPRTSSGFFPEWQSWGRIENNSPYW from the coding sequence ATGCCATCTTCCATCATGCCTGTGGATGTGGCCATGAGAATCTGTCTGGCACACTCTCCGCCCCTTCGCAGCTTCCTCAGTTCCTATGAGAGCTGTAAATCCAGAAACTTGGTCAAGCCATTCAAACCACTGAGATCATGCATCAGCTCGAAGACCAAGGTGGAAGCGACCAACCGAGGATGGAAAAATCCCAAAGGCAAAGGCAAGAAGAGAGTGGTTTTTGCTGACTCCAAAGGCATGTCACTAACGGCGATCCACGTGTTCAGGGAGTTCGAGGAAGACTCGCTCTTGCCACCAGACTTGcagtttgagatgtcagacTTGGAGGATGCCATTGTGGGCCTAAAGGTGGAGAAGGAGAGGAGTTTTGTTTTGGACTTCTCCCAGCCTGCTGTAGACTACCTGGACTTTCGGAACCGACTCAAGAAGAACCTGGTATGTTTGGAGAACTGTGTAATCCAGGACAGATCCCTCATGGGTACGATAAAAGTTAGCAATGTAAGCTTTGAGAAGTCTGTTCATGTCCGGATAACGTTTGATTCATGGAAAAGCCACAAGGACGTTCCTTGTGTGTATATGAACAATGTTTATGGGTGTGCAGACATCGACACCTTTACCTTCACCATTGATCTGCCGAGTTCAGTGCCACGTGAGGATCAGGTCGAGTTCTGCATCTCCTACACCACTCATGATGAGACACACTGGGATAATAACGATGGGAAGAACTACAGGTTGGTACATGTCGATAATGACGGCAATCAGACCAAACATGACACTCAGAAAACAGCGTATGAACCCAGAAGCACCAACAAAAGGCCTGAGATGGAGTTTGATCAGTTTGGGAGCCCAAGGACCTCTAGTGGTTTCTTTCCAGAGTGGCAGAGTTGGGGGCGAATTGAGAACAACTCCCCCTACTGGTGA